DNA from Strigops habroptila isolate Jane chromosome 2, bStrHab1.2.pri, whole genome shotgun sequence:
CTCTAGAATTTGCAGGGATTTTATTGAACCAAACTGATTTCATagtatttatataaaatgcatTACCAGTAGTTCATTCAAACACATCATGAATCAATGAGGGCGTTCTATAAGGTCCTGCTTCAGCAGTCTGTTACAGAAAAGTCTTCCTGTCACAGTGAAAGGCAGCTCATGTGCTTGTAGTTTGCTCAGCTGTAGCTGGAGACCTTCAGTTCTCAGTGATAACTTCACAGCACTCTTCCCCTTATCCTTCCGACACAAAGGCCCACTTGCATTAGGCCAAATGGCTTGGACAGCACAAAGAGATGGGGAAAGTATTAAATGTGTCTTGAGGAAGATGCCCCTTGCATGTGCATTAGAGGAAAGGGATGAGAAGCTGTTCCAGAGGGTACACTCAGAGAAACACACTGTTACTGGACTTGTTGAGGACTCAGTCCATGACTGAGATCCTACATGGCCTGTGGCCTCTTCCAGACCCCAAAGGGCAAAACACAAGAGCTTGCAGAGAAACCCAGCAACAGGGCACAAAAGCTCTTTAAGTTAGAGCACCTCATCTCATGACACCACCTTCCTGCTCTCCTTTTTCACATAGGTATTGGGTGGAGCTTTCAAACGATGGAGTTAACATCCCACCTAGAAATACACCTCTTCCTGGTTAGCAAGGTTCTTTCAGTAATTATTTAACTGCCAGCAATAAATATGGCAATTATAATAGATGGACTTCAGGATATTACTTCACTTTCCATGAGACCTGAAGCAACACAGTATACTGTTTTGGCAACCCTCCCTTATGCACAACTGTGTTTCCTCTATATTGTACCTTGCAAACAATGCACATCATTTGTTTTTAGAACAAAAACTGCAATACCAGATGCAGATGagcaaacccaaaaaaactAGGAAAAGAGACTTTTAGTACAATGCTACTTCATGCCAAAGTGCTAAGGAACAACATTCCTCAATTCTGAGTGTATTGctagagaatttaaaaaaaagaaaatctcctcATAGTTTTCACATGTCTATGTAGCTTATTAAATCACTGTTAAATATTTGAAGTTTGTGATTTTTCTAATAATACCTGATACGTAATATGGCTGAAATCCATGAATCCAACAATAAAGCCTGATACAGAAAACTAGAATTTGCCCCTATAAGAATTCCACAAATTATGATGCTAGACTCTAATACTTTCAGATAAATTCTGAAGCAAAGTACCTAGAAGACTAGACAAGTAGCAAAATAAAGTATCTTTGCCTGTGGGCTCAGACAGAATATGAGACAAGagtatgtttaattttaattcagtaggaggttgtatttatttttttttttgttttggtttgtttgtgggttgttttttttcccccctcatttgAAGTCTGCAGAAAAGCCAGTCCATGTTCTCCTTTTcaagtctgctctcctgactTGGAAGCTCACGAGGCAGGCTCCACCTCAAGAAATGAGGAATGTAGCAGTTCTCCAAAGCATAGGTAAAGCACAAGCACTCGTAAGAAGATCTCTCCTGTTTATCACCATCTCTCTCGAGCCAGATTTTGAcagtcatgaaaaaaaaaaaaacaaacctcattTTGATGGTATTTTTATGTGCACTAGATTAAGACCACAAAGTCTTTTCATAAAGTGCCACATAGTAAACTGAGGTTGTCATCAAAAGctattcaaatatatatttttaaaggcaataaCATGTTTCAGCAagaagtacattaaaaaaaacgTGCTTAGAAAATATAAAGtcacaaatatatattttgacTTAAATACTGAGTTCAATTTACATATGTTAATTCACAGACTGcaagaaaagctaaaatttaGTATTTCTGTATGAGATGAACACTATGCATTTGCAGATGTACACTTAAGTACTGTGCCattaatttatataatttaagCATGTGAGCTTTAGCTTGGTAAATATTTGCCCTGACATGTTCATATTTGCCTGAGCATATTTAATAGGTATCATTACTTCCAGAGGCTTCTTTAACACTCCTAATAAAGCCACCATCTTCAGAAACCAAATGACAACCACACAAATATGATAGCATTCAGGCTGAGAACTAGATCCTTCAGTCTGAAGCCCTTTCATTTGCAAGGCGTCAAGATTTTGAAATAAGATACTCACATGCAAAACTATTACCGCAGTGTTTCAGGCCAGATCCCAAACTGGAAAGTTTTCTCCCTATAACCGCCCCAGCGCTGCCACCCCCATCACATGCAGTCAAAACTCATATCATATTCATTATCCTACTGACACGTCAggcaaaagcagaataaaaagcacagcaaacagaTTAGCTATCTCTGTTCATTTCCAATGCTaatacaaaaccagcaaatgctcAGGTAGGTCACAGCCTCCAGGCACCACACACTATCTCTTCCTTTACTCTGTGGTACTCTCCCCTCCTACGTCCCATACACAGTCATCAGCAGTGCCTGTGCTTCCCTCATGGTCTTTTGGGAGCACAGGTGTTTACAAAAGCACGGGGAATACTTGTGCTAGCTCGTAGAGAACAGACATTTCCAAAACAGTAACAAGGCACTCAGCAGAAAAGTTAAGGCTTCCTTGGAAGAGGGTTAAGATGACCCTCAAGACGTTAGTGTGAAATATTACTCTTGGGTGGCATATCTGACATTCTCCTAGTGCAACCAAGAGCTCCATCAGTAGCAACAGACCTAAAGCCTTCAACCCTCTCATGGTGGTCTTGGCTGTTTATCCTTCTGGATCTAGGGTTACAACCCTAGCAGACGAGCAGGGCTAAATAATTTCAGCACTGTTAGGTCTTCTCCTTGGACCCAAAAGCCGCGGTGACTGAAATGATCAAAATAGCCTTAAATGAGGCAGCCTTTTATGTCAACACCAGGACAAAGAATGACTGCAGTATGGCTGCTTAAGCTAAATATGAAAACAATGATGACAGAAGACTCTATTAAAAACCAGGCCTAATTACTCTGGTATCCAcataattgctttttaatacaGTCTAGACATGCATCTTACTTTTGATACACAGTTTGTCCTTATGACATGTCAGCTTCTGCagcacttttttattttaaatcttactCTGTTGGTCCTCCACCCTTTTTTACTCACTCATAATTCTTTCTCCCAGCGCTCTTGCTCTGTACCACTCTTGCTACCACCCATcaccaccaaaccaaactaCAGAACTCCAAAGGGCTgctagtaaaagaaaataatattaaggAAATTAATTATTACTGTCTTATAAATACCAACTAGCAAATGATACAATCTGAAGCTGCTAGGTGTCTTCCTACTGCATCTAACAAAGTAGTCCCTGCTTGCATTAATAACTTTTCACCTAGAAAACCACACAAATGAAACATACCCTTTATGTAATACTGTGAACACTGCCATTACAAAGAGCTTTGCTTAAGGAGAGTCCACAAGGAATCCAGTTATTCCCTGCCTAACTATCCTGCAGACAGTGATTATAAACTGCTGTTTCAGATCTCCTGTCACCTTGCAAAATAGTGGTTTACAAGATTACTCCAGAATGGAAACGTCAGCGACTCTTCTCAGCTCTTGTTTTCAGGAAAGTGACATTTAACACTCTTTCTGGTCTTCCAGAAACAAGTAGACAAAGTAATCCAGTTCCACAAGACCAATATATGCATTTGCAGTAGATCAGAGAACTGACTTGGCTAAACAGACTGTGCTGTAGGAGCTGCATTGAATCTGTGTGTGCAGGCAGATTTCGCTAGCCTAGGCTCATGCTGACTTGCCTTAGTGGAGGTTCAGACTACTTCAAATAGGTCTTCATTTTACTAGTTGCACAATCTGCTCCTTTGGGATCTCCCTCCTACTTCTCCCAATTCCTTCAAATtaaacacacatgcatacatctAATGCGTATCCACAGTAAATCAAGCCACAAGCTAACCACAAACCTAACAGAATCTTTGCTTTTTATGGAGGCTTGAAGCCAAATCAGAGCATAAAGCTACTGGCACACTGTTTTCTCAGCTCACTAGCATTCAccagtaaaaaataaacataatatTAAATGTACCTCCTACAGCTTCTTTAGTaaacatctgtttttctcttcctggcaagccattttcttctcaaatattTCGGCAAATTTCAAATCTGCTAACCTAAGGCATCTGAGCAGCCATTAAACAAGCACCTTAAAAAGCCACTTGAAGAATTAGAAGACAAGCCAGACAGCATGGACACACAGCCAATATGACCGAAGCAGGCAGGAGAAAAGCCACTGAGCCACCCATCCTATGAGAAAGGGAATGACAGTAAAACACGTGATCCTGCAGATTGCAAGCACATGAGCTGCCTGAAAAAGAGCGAGCTACTTGTCAATGAAAAACAATGCCTGTAttttccacaaaaaataaatagataaggTAGCACTTTGGCAAACAACTTCCTAAAAGTagttctgcagcagctgaaatacaaGCTAAAAAAAGAGGGATGTTTTCATAAATCAAGGTTTACAGGAGAAAACCTGGCTTAGTGAGTTCCACACCCATACTAGCTCCATACAGCCCTACGGACTAACAGTAAAGTCCTCCCAGCCAACCATACTTGATAGAGGTTTAAGTTACGTGAGAAACAGTGTTGATTACTGAACTAGTGTACTGTAACAAAGCTTTCCATCTGTGTTCCATACAAATGAACCCCatactggaagaaaaacaatgctCAAACCCACTTAGTTATATTACAAAGAGTTTTAGCAAGCATGTCAAAGCTCACCACAGTGTCTTTTCTATGCAAGGGTTTTCTTTGATACTCAAGACACACCCAGCTTCCCTTGGCTTCAGACCACAGCTCCACATGTTATTGTGgtatttcttaattatttaGCTGCCTTCCACATTATTGATCAATATTCATATTCCATATTGgtcaaatgcttttattttgtttagttcAAATAAATGTTAAGTTCATTATTCATGCCTCCAGCCAGCCtcttttgaatttatttattgttaagtctataagaaaatgaaaaagcatttctgtttgaCATTATGCCTCATATTGATGACAAAAAGGTTATCAATTTTAAAATGACCTCTGTAccagcagagaacagagaaaCCCACTTTTTCTGAAAACCTTTTCACGTTGTGATACAAATGACAATTCACTTGCAGTAAAGGACCATTACCCTGTGAATAACTGGAATGTTATGCTAAACAAAAGCACTAAGTCTTCTTAAATCACAAGATCTGGTAAATATTTCCTCATTCACTGAACAACAATGGATGCATTATATTTAGTTGCAGACATTTGATTCCTATCTTTTCaacaaagtgctttttaaacttCTGGCTGTACTCAGAGCCAGATGCTGTAGGTGTACCACTtgtccacacacacactttacCGATGGCACCAAGCTGTAGAGGGAGCGACAGTAATTTTTGGAGGCTACACTGTACAAATGGGACTGGAAACTCAACTACTAACTTCTGGAATAGAAGCCAAATGcttctctgaggaaaaaaaaaataaattaattgattcaatttaaattaatttaactgGACAGGTAAATATCTAAAAGGGTTTACCTTTACCGTGTCAGGTAAAGGTGGTGGCAAATAAAGATAATCCATCTGCTCATTATCttcaggaagaaagggaaatttaGTGTAGCAAAATTCCTAGAATTtaccttgaaagtgaaaaaagtgATTCATAGCAAATTTGATTAAGATCAAAACCACAGCATATACACATTGTCCATCACTAGTAACATACCAAGTATATTATTAACAAAGTCTATACCTTTGTAACATGTTTGATGGAACCAACTGTGAGGTTTCTTCGATGATGTTTCACACCCGGGAGATCCCAAAGGTGatccagcacagcctctccttCTTCTAGCACGTACTTCCGACCCTGGAACTTTGGTTTCTCATAAAAAATCCAACTGTAATAATGATATCATGAACTGAGTTGCTGCAGTTAGGTAAGACTGTTCTTATACAGCACATCTGCTGGAAAGCTCAGTAATGAGCTCTTCTTATCAAGCCAACTATCACACCTTTCTTACACTATACCTCAATAGTCACATTCACTTTAGATAAATATGGGGCTTGTACTTCCGTGCTTTCAAAGTAAAACACACAGTTCTCCTCCGGGACATAGCCTAACCCAACTTAAAACATTAACtgtataagaaaaaaagctaaatcacaatgtaaataaaaagtCTTATTTTACCAGAACAAATATAGTAACTGACACACCAAAACGTGTCCTGTTCAGGCAGATACTATGCAAGGCATAAAACATATACATACAATAACGGCATTCAGTATTTCTTAGGacatgaaataaatgtatgcaaaaccaaacaaggcTGCCTCAAAACTGTATAAATGTGACATGCGTTGTTACTATGGCTTACAGTCAGAAACATTCACTGTAAGCCTCACCAATTAAATTCCAATGCAACTGACATGGTCCCAGCCCCAGCTTcccaaagcaaaccaaaacacactTGCAAAATCTACCTTAAAGGTACTTGTATATCCTTCTGCATCCACATTCCTCTAAACATTACATtacaaacagcagctgagatTGTTCATTTTATGGTGCTTTTGCAACAGCTACTGTATAATGAAACTGAactgtaaaagaaacattttctttgccaTACACATGCTTCTAGCAACGATTATGGCTGTACTGTCTTAGCACTTCAGGCAAGAAGTCTAAACTTACTTGTGGTTCTATTAGCAACTTTCTGTTTGAAGCTAGTTCCCAGgagaaacaatttattttttttgtactgCAGCATTTGAAGCCttgtttcatgcttttttttcacTGGTATCAGTCTaattataaagaaagaaaaagacactcTTGCAGATCAGACATGTGtcataaataaaagaaatgaaaatacaagagAAACATACACAGTCTTTTGGAAACTCTATTTAAATATGACCTGGATTTCTTACCATCCTCTAATTATCCTAAGTAATGCTCCAATGGGAAAGATCCAGGACGTGGTATCTAGCACATCAGAATGAACTTCTTGTTTACTTTTGTCGCCATAAATATCATAAATAATAATCTGAAACAACATACAATGCATACGAATGAGGGCCCATTGCAACATGCAGTTTGCATGGAATAAAACCTATTTAACTTTTTGCCCAAGTATATGCaccattaaaatacagaaaacatgtaACAAATTATTCCACGTATCATATTGATCTATGTGACACAAATCCTGCTTACCTTTCCCGGTCTTGGATTGTATTTGAGACTTGCCCTATCAATGAGGTTCTGAAAttaaaaggacatggaaaacAACTATTAACACCAACAACAGTAGCACAAAGCATAGACAGATTATTCTGGGTTCActatttctataaatatatgcaACTGTAGAAACAGTTGTGGAAgcaacagagcagaaacaaCAGAGACTTGTTTCACTGTCATTCAGAGTTGATGTAAATAGGTTAAAAGAATCAAACAATAAGCAGAAAACATTAAGTGCAAGAAAGGAAGATTATAAAAGTTATAACTTCTAGAAACACATTACCCTTTCTCAgcaaaaaataaactgcatatCTTTACAGtggcaaaaccaaaagagacCTCTAACAGACTGAAATATTCCCAACATCGTGGAAAGACTTTCTTCAGTTACCCATTTCGTCTATATGGCATTTTCAATTTCTAAATATTAGAACAACTGTTTCCATACCGCCATTTGCTAttgcattaaataaaacaaataaaaatgctcatCTTCAGAAGCAGCTACATTTTTTACTTGCTAACCGAGCTACAATTTGTAGAAGGCTGCAATGAAACAATCTAGCCCACTAAGCAGATaatttatttggtatttttggACAATACAGCTCCACTAATCTCAGAAGTGGAACAAAATAACAATTTTCACGCAAAATTCCATCTTCTTCAGGTTGAAATGTCATTAACATGGACAAGTCTGTGTTTTACTATTATATAGACTTGCTATTACGCATATTTTCCTAGTGTATATTCTGTTCACATCTTCTGTTTTACAACTAAGTCACATTCATCTATCTGCTGAACCAAGAatattatgtttaaaaaattattttatcagaagactttttttaaaaaaacccaaaaccaacctaTGATCTTAAACAGCTTAATTACTTTTGTTTATGATAAAAGAATTGATCTTAAAAAGAGAGTAAGCAGAACAGGGAGACAGCAAGTCTGAATCAGGGCTAACCGCTTTGATTATTAATAGTATGTGACACGACATCTTACCGCTGACAATTCTCCCAGTTTTGGCGTGGTGCTGTCTTGAGACCAATGAATCTTTGGCAGAAACATATCCTGGAGAAGGCTTCCAAACCTGGTTCCCTTCTCAGAGGAACAACTGCTGGCAGATTTCAAATACTGGTAGTACACACTTGGAGGAGGATGCTCTAGAGCAGCATCAGCTTTCTGTGAAACTGGCTTACAAGGTGTTTGACTGGGAGAAGCTCCATCTGGAAACAGTTCTGGGTGCTCTTTAGAGTCAAGttgttcttttgaaagaaaaagtgattgttcagaaaacaaagatctATTTTGGTCATTTGATTGAAGGGTTGGTTTTAAATTTCTTCTCCACTGACTGGAAAAACAGTTGTCTTCTCTCTCAACATTAagcatattttcttcatatgatgattcttcctcctcctcctcctccactccttcctcctcctcctcctctttacTGAACTGTGAAGTAAACTGTAAGCGCTCAGAAActgactggagaagagaaagcacagaagcGTGGTCAGTGTTATCTTTAGATATTCCACTAGGATGGCTTTCTGGTGACATGTCTGTGGAAAGTAAGTCTTCTTGAGAGCTGTCGTCTTCGTATATTGGAGACAAAGAGAAAGGATATACTCTATAGCGCTTGGCCTCCACGTTCAGAAATGACTCTGAGCTACGGCTATCTGTTGCTTCATTCAGCTTGTTATCCTTCCCATAAAGGCAGGCTGGCTCATGATTATTCTCTGCTCTTTCACACATTAGATGATCTATATTATCTGAATGCAaatcagaagaagaaagcaaacaagtttGCATATCATCAGTTGAGACAGATTTGTTCTCAGTTTGAAGGGCACCTTCATAAATGATAGTAAAAGAACTGTTTTCCCACTGTTCAATTAGTGGAGAAAAGGCCAAAAGATCCGTAGATTCCTTCAAAAGATCTGTAGATTCCTTTATGTCATTGTCGCAGCCCAGACCATTTTCTTCAAGCTGATCATTGCTCTTCATGTCTTGATCCTTCATTTGTACCTGCTTCAGATTCCCATTATTTTGAGCAAAGGCTGTGCTAAAGCAgttttcctcttcatcatcCTCTCCAGTTACAGCCAATTCAGGTACAATGAGCTGTGTATTCAACCCAGTATTAACCTCTGCTATTTCACTTGCCCCTTCTGCTAGTTCCTCTTTACTCTCCACTGCCTTTAAATCTTCGAAGGTTGCTTTTACTTGTGCAGGTACTTCTGCAGCCTCTCTTCTGCAGTGTTCATAGAGACTGTCCTCTGCATTGCTTTTGAGAGACCCCCAGGCACTGCTTGTGTCTTTAGATTCACTCTGCATGCTGATACATTCTTCATCAGGCAGAAAAGATAACAAATTGTCATTTACAGTTGGCAACAATGTACACTCTGGCACATTTGTATTATTGCAAGAATCTTTTAACTGCAATGACGAAAGCATCTCTTCAGTCACAGTAGCATCTCTATGTATTAAATGTAAAGATCCATCAGATTTTCTACTAGTTGCTGATGCTCCAGCTTTGCTAcacatctctgctgcagccagatgTTCACACACCCTTCTATTGTGTCTCTCTTTCGCTGGTGTCATAAGATCTGATTCTGGCCTTGCTGAACTTCCAGAGGGTAGAAAACCATTTGTTTGACATGTAAATGCATTATTTGGCATCTTTTCACCTCTTTGGGGCCAGTCTATGCCATTTTCCATATTATTTGGAAGCAAAGGAGGACCTGAGCAATCTGCCTTTTCACAGGTTACAGTTACACTCCaggtttccttcttttctgttagtttctgtgttttggcaGGTATATTGATATCTAGGTTTAAAATTGCTGGCATTTCAGTCTTAGGTTTAGGCTCAACCTTTTCAAAAGGCCTTTTACTCTCACCGCCTTGCCACTGACTGGATGCCAGTTTTTGTATGGCTGAGTTAATGACTTCATcaactgtttcttttgcttttagtgTTAGTGCGCTGTGCAGGTCAATTTTATCAGGGGTGTAAGATAGTATCTTTTCATCTTGatgatttgtttcatttcctgtaACTGAAGATGAACCTCCTCTACTGCtctcattaaaatgttttaatgactGCACAGTTAACtggatttcttctgctttcagctgtacagtttcagttttctgatCATGTAGTATATCCGTATTTATTAAACTATTCTTGCTCCCACAAAGCTGGCAAATACCAATGGCTTGTTTTGCTATTATTTCTTCTATAGCCAAGTGTAAAACTGAGTCCACTATTTCCTCagcttttctaaacaaaacagcagcatcttGGAATTTAGAACATTCTTGTCCCTTCACATCAGTATCTTCCCCTGCCTCCTCAGAACACAGCTCATTTGACCCTGTAGGTGCAGCAGCTGCGTCATTATCCATCACAGACTGTGCTTCTGAGATAGCAGAAGCACAGTAACCAAGAATCGCCTGTCCTACTGCACTTCTGCACACACTCTCAGTACAGGCTGACTTGGATGCTGTTTCCAAAGATTCCAAAGGACAGATGGGTGATGGCATTGCCTCTGCCAAGACGCTTCTGTCAGCCTGTTGCATGGAAGCCTTCTCTACACCATCACTGGCTCTGTGACTGGAAGAATTACTGTTCCCCTGAGCAATGCCCAGCATTTCCatagcagaaacagaaaggttGGAGGCTTCTCTGGATCCAAGAGTAGGTGAAGTGGGGCTGGGGATGCAAACATGCCCCATGTGTACTCCTACAGCAGAGCTATCAAGTGTAGCTAGACTAAGCTCGGGTTCCAGAGAACCAGCTGGGCACGAAGCTCTTGGGTCTCCTGAGCCAAGTACCACCTCGGTCATTCTGTCCTCTGGAATTATTCTACTAGACTTagcagctggaaaaataaagctgtcctgttcagaagcagcagagcataTAGCAATCTGGCCATTTTTAGAGTTAGTGGCAGGAGAAGGCATTTTTCCTTGGTTGTCAGATGAAGAATCAAGTACTGTGGGTGATACCCTAAACTCACTACTGTCTTccttcttggaagaaaaattagTACACCTATCTTCAGAAATGGGTGCAGATTCAGAAACGACGCCTACATCAATGTCTTCTTCGCAGACAAAAGCAGAATGATTTGTCAAAGGTCTTCCTCCATTTCTCAAGGCAGAATGAGAAACCTCCAGACTTTTTTCTTGCCTCTTAGAAATATGAGAGGGAAGTTCAAAGATGCAATCTTTACACTCAGAAAGAACAAGAGTAACCTCAGGCTTACTTGTCTTGTCAATTTTAGAAGTGGCAGTAGTACAATTTTCTGTCTTGCCAACAGTGATTAAAGGGCAAGGTGCAGGCTTTGCTGTGTTACCTTCTGTGAGTGTAACTAATGCTTTAGCAGGAGTATCTTGAACAGTTTCAAGCGAAATAGGACCATGGTTGTGGACAGGAACAGAGTTTTCAGAGAGGCTCATCTCTGTAGGCTCAAAGGATTCGCTCTTCTCATATTCAAGATCAGGAGGAGAAAGCGCCTCTCTCTGATCTTTCAAACCAACTTCTCTTTTCcctacagttttatttttgaacttGCAACTCAGATGAAGAGGAGCTGAGCAACAGTCTCCAGTTTCAAAGGAAGACTCGTAAGTTACAGAGAGAGGTGCTGTCAGATCATCAAAGCTagatttcacattttcacaCCCATGTATGCATGATGATACATTGGCAAGGTTTTCCACTGCAAGCTCAGATAAAACCTTCATGGTTTCCTCACCCTCAGTTTCTAGACCAGGTAAAGCAGTCTGCTGCGTGGCATTATTAGAATTCTCCACATGGGTTAATTGGTGACCGCTTTGTATATGCACTGGTTTCCCTAACAGACTCAGTTCTTCATTACAAGTCCCCCTGTCCATGACAGTATCTTCATCATTTTTACTAGATGACACTGAAGTATTTAGATCACCTGTGGctacacatttttcttctgtcgACTCCATGCTAAGTGAAGTAGGTATTTGTTCACTAAAAGGTAAAGGAACAGTAGCAATAAAATTCTGTGGATTCTGCTCTCCTTCTACAGCTGCCACGATCTTCTGTGTATCACTTTTTCTTGGATCACTATTTTTTTTTGCCCTACCTGTATGCTGATCCACTTGCTGCTGAAATGTAGTGGTACTGGAACGAAGCCTCTGGACATCCAATGTTAGCTCTGAGTGACTATCCATTTGATGATTACAGCAAAATTCTCCCTTACTCACCTGTAGTTCTTCATTAACTGTCTCACTTTTTGATTTGGGTGAATGGCAACAATCATCCTGCATTTCATTTGTGGCCTCCTTATTAGCTGTTTTACTACAATCATTTT
Protein-coding regions in this window:
- the CRYBG3 gene encoding very large A-kinase anchor protein isoform X3 — its product is MQRKPEAPAVTYATYRGSARIRQLLKNQSETAEKGEESIENRNASAVKENGEIHTTVSLKSGHLIKENGEDEGKGHEVDAIVNSSAIKMGRQKSGKTQHCMGSSKHEITAKTTTSSTGSCHEIDFKCSPALTAANVKRTYSLDSLLSSSSRSGEILTSSTSQITSSLKMSSANDLFSKEDGLLQEAEAVFQTDKNASSNFDKENDCSKTANKEATNEMQDDCCHSPKSKSETVNEELQVSKGEFCCNHQMDSHSELTLDVQRLRSSTTTFQQQVDQHTGRAKKNSDPRKSDTQKIVAAVEGEQNPQNFIATVPLPFSEQIPTSLSMESTEEKCVATGDLNTSVSSSKNDEDTVMDRGTCNEELSLLGKPVHIQSGHQLTHVENSNNATQQTALPGLETEGEETMKVLSELAVENLANVSSCIHGCENVKSSFDDLTAPLSVTYESSFETGDCCSAPLHLSCKFKNKTVGKREVGLKDQREALSPPDLEYEKSESFEPTEMSLSENSVPVHNHGPISLETVQDTPAKALVTLTEGNTAKPAPCPLITVGKTENCTTATSKIDKTSKPEVTLVLSECKDCIFELPSHISKRQEKSLEVSHSALRNGGRPLTNHSAFVCEEDIDVGVVSESAPISEDRCTNFSSKKEDSSEFRVSPTVLDSSSDNQGKMPSPATNSKNGQIAICSAASEQDSFIFPAAKSSRIIPEDRMTEVVLGSGDPRASCPAGSLEPELSLATLDSSAVGVHMGHVCIPSPTSPTLGSREASNLSVSAMEMLGIAQGNSNSSSHRASDGVEKASMQQADRSVLAEAMPSPICPLESLETASKSACTESVCRSAVGQAILGYCASAISEAQSVMDNDAAAAPTGSNELCSEEAGEDTDVKGQECSKFQDAAVLFRKAEEIVDSVLHLAIEEIIAKQAIGICQLCGSKNSLINTDILHDQKTETVQLKAEEIQLTVQSLKHFNESSRGGSSSVTGNETNHQDEKILSYTPDKIDLHSALTLKAKETVDEVINSAIQKLASSQWQGGESKRPFEKVEPKPKTEMPAILNLDINIPAKTQKLTEKKETWSVTVTCEKADCSGPPLLPNNMENGIDWPQRGEKMPNNAFTCQTNGFLPSGSSARPESDLMTPAKERHNRRVCEHLAAAEMCSKAGASATSRKSDGSLHLIHRDATVTEEMLSSLQLKDSCNNTNVPECTLLPTVNDNLLSFLPDEECISMQSESKDTSSAWGSLKSNAEDSLYEHCRREAAEVPAQVKATFEDLKAVESKEELAEGASEIAEVNTGLNTQLIVPELAVTGEDDEEENCFSTAFAQNNGNLKQVQMKDQDMKSNDQLEENGLGCDNDIKESTDLLKESTDLLAFSPLIEQWENSSFTIIYEGALQTENKSVSTDDMQTCLLSSSDLHSDNIDHLMCERAENNHEPACLYGKDNKLNEATDSRSSESFLNVEAKRYRVYPFSLSPIYEDDSSQEDLLSTDMSPESHPSGISKDNTDHASVLSLLQSVSERLQFTSQFSKEEEEEEGVEEEEEEESSYEENMLNVEREDNCFSSQWRRNLKPTLQSNDQNRSLFSEQSLFLSKEQLDSKEHPELFPDGASPSQTPCKPVSQKADAALEHPPPSVYYQYLKSASSCSSEKGTRFGSLLQDMFLPKIHWSQDSTTPKLGELSANLIDRASLKYNPRPGKIIIYDIYGDKSKQEVHSDVLDTTSWIFPIGALLRIIRGCWIFYEKPKFQGRKYVLEEGEAVLDHLWDLPGVKHHRRNLTVGSIKHVTKDCGVPEVEFCLAAGSTEGLPICIQGAVANLEELDVEKNPYIKVKSGVWLAYSDFNYKGEMKVLEECDSPSEIPSADVKSLRPLKMGGLKVQMPMNVKIIIYEKTHFGGWSKEFSENISSVPALFGSEEEFQEIGSIRVIGGVWVAYDKERYKGHQYLLEEGNYEDRHSWRGTDSILLSFRFLQADFIESSVALFQSDGEDGKALDIVNEEIPDLEQAGFGSETRSILVRSGVWVAYQQKYFCGEQYVLEKGKYKCFFDWGGSSKIIMSIRPIKLEPLGMNEPPHLLKAFSNTHFQGACIDFTAEVSDFTSFIPCSFKVLRGCWLLYYQGETTDNHCVLEEGLYTDLSSCGCPTATVKSLKPIQYVFAEPSISLFALECCKGRELHFTEPINSVLNEDLHFYTQSVWVRSGLWIAYEGCNFLGKQILLEPSEISNWNEHSGWKVIGSLRPVKQPAVYLRVKNRAQGKYLTVAGSLADIRATSVCASPYNGKNTQIWHYCRGLFKSKANNACLDVIGGRDVPGAKVALWAEHGKDRQKWRLNEDGTISSYLSEQLVLDIKGGNYYDKNHIIMNQPIDDKHSQKWDIEIL